The following proteins come from a genomic window of Magnetococcales bacterium:
- a CDS encoding exopolyphosphatase: MILAAIDIGSNAVRLLVSNVYEVGDWTPLVRKANLYRVPVRLGEDAFLKNAISPQRTEDLIKTMISFRHLMDVCRVEDYLACATSALRSADNGEEIARRVHKEAHIDLELITGAKEAEYIALNRLDGRFLDGNYLFIDVGGGSTELILYNSGALVAAESFKIGTIRLKEALVSSARWSKMGAWVKKNSRGMEKLRAIGFGGNINKIFKLSLRRQDKALSRKRLEKVLAMLERLTYEERMIKLGLRPDRADVILPAGRIFSAIMDWGGIKDIHVPQIGLADGLIHALYKKHQEKMRLE; the protein is encoded by the coding sequence ATGATACTGGCTGCAATTGATATTGGCTCCAATGCTGTTCGTCTGCTGGTTTCCAATGTTTACGAGGTGGGTGATTGGACCCCTCTGGTCCGAAAAGCCAATCTTTATCGGGTGCCGGTGCGTTTGGGAGAAGATGCTTTTCTGAAAAATGCCATCTCTCCCCAGCGGACAGAGGATCTGATCAAGACCATGATCAGCTTCCGTCATCTGATGGATGTTTGCCGGGTGGAGGATTATCTGGCCTGTGCCACCTCAGCCCTGCGCTCTGCGGACAATGGTGAGGAGATTGCGAGACGGGTTCACAAGGAGGCCCATATCGACCTGGAATTGATCACAGGGGCCAAGGAGGCGGAATATATCGCCTTGAATCGGCTGGATGGGCGTTTTCTTGATGGCAACTATCTCTTCATCGATGTGGGTGGCGGCTCGACTGAATTGATTCTTTATAATAGCGGTGCGCTGGTGGCGGCGGAGTCGTTCAAGATAGGCACCATTCGTTTGAAGGAGGCGTTGGTGAGCAGTGCCCGTTGGTCGAAGATGGGGGCTTGGGTGAAAAAAAACAGCCGGGGGATGGAAAAGCTCCGGGCAATTGGTTTTGGGGGCAATATCAATAAGATTTTCAAGCTTTCTCTGCGGCGTCAGGACAAGGCTCTTTCCCGGAAGCGTTTGGAAAAGGTGTTGGCGATGTTGGAGCGGCTGACTTATGAGGAGCGGATGATCAAGCTTGGGCTTCGACCGGATCGGGCTGATGTGATTTTACCGGCGGGTCGTATTTTTTCTGCGATTATGGATTGGGGGGGGATTAAGGATATTCACGTCCCTCAGATTGGTTTGGCGGACGGTTTGATTCATGCGCTTTACAAAAAACACCAGGAAAAGATGCGTTTGGAGTAA
- a CDS encoding efflux RND transporter permease subunit, whose translation MNLVRISAERPVAVAVGVLLVILFGVLALFRIPVQLIPDVRKPTISVSTTWSGASPTEVEGEITIPQEEVLKAVPGLQSLKSSSYFGRSKIKLEFRNGTDMDAALVLVANRLQRVRNYPEDAQRPTLKTADSDDAPITWIRLDRLDPGDMRDMATAFDFAEDVIKPELERIPGVATINIYGGRERELRITVDPARLAARKMTVTDLAEVLRGANSDISAGKLDEGKRSYLVRTVGRFLTPEQVSQVVIRSDEAGPVTVGDVATVAFDYKDASVHVRGNGRSMLAINAIREQGANVLDIMAEVKEALTYLNEGVLQDRGMRLTIVFDQTDYIVDAIDLVKKNLLIGGVLAMGVLILFLRSVSATGIIALAIPISVIGAFLAMAGVGRSVNVISLAGLAFAVGMVVDPAIVVLENIVRLRRAGMAGREAAVKGTSQVWGAIFISTATTVAVFLPILTLKIEAAQLFGDIAVALCAAVLFSLVVSTTVIPTLGSRLIGRLSQRRGRGNGSDNRSSGNGSHIDSVEGSGENPVITNGDGGRGAVGRQDGATNGGREGAKGVGVAGALAGGIRWVNRRIFTRLLVAGVLIAATITTTIHLVPSAEYLPSGNRNLIFAMLIPPPGYNLAEMTRLAHGVEETLKPHWEAAEGEPLREPAIRHFFFVARGAVAFMGAAAKDPERVRDLVDLMKKPIGNIPGTIGIVNQRSIFGRGIGQGRSLDLAITGPELPTVMDLAGRLFGMAQEALPGSQIRPIPGLELANPEIQLIPNRLRSRENGLSAREVGQSVAAFAGDGLRVDEILIEGKEMDLVIRGVVPKVRRTQEVGQFPLVTRNGEIIPVATVADLVMASGPVQIDHLERERSVSLRINPPRETTMEETIQAVREKLIAPMEAEGLPRLTQLRLTEGADQLNLAKEAMKGQFLLALTITFLLMAALFESFLYPLVIIATVPLAAAGGVLGLEVLNLFHHQPLDVLTMLGFVILIGVVVNNAILIVHQALNFIREEGMDPNEAVAESVRIRVRPIFMSTFTSVCGLLPLVLFPGAGSELYRGLGSVVIGGLLLATFLTLALIPTLFSLVMGLRKRILGRSVS comes from the coding sequence ATGAATCTGGTCCGCATTTCTGCTGAGCGCCCGGTGGCCGTCGCTGTCGGGGTGCTGCTGGTGATCCTCTTTGGGGTGCTGGCGCTTTTTCGCATCCCGGTGCAGCTTATCCCCGATGTGCGCAAACCCACCATATCGGTCTCCACCACCTGGTCCGGGGCCTCCCCCACGGAGGTGGAAGGGGAGATTACCATTCCCCAGGAAGAGGTGCTCAAAGCGGTCCCAGGGCTGCAAAGCCTGAAATCCTCCTCCTATTTTGGCCGCTCCAAGATCAAACTCGAATTTCGCAACGGCACCGATATGGATGCCGCCCTGGTGCTGGTGGCCAATCGCCTGCAACGGGTGCGCAACTATCCCGAGGATGCCCAGCGGCCCACCCTCAAAACCGCTGACTCCGATGATGCCCCCATCACCTGGATTCGCCTGGACCGCCTGGATCCCGGGGATATGCGGGATATGGCCACGGCGTTTGACTTTGCCGAGGATGTGATCAAACCGGAGCTTGAGCGCATACCCGGGGTGGCTACCATCAATATCTATGGTGGCCGGGAGCGGGAGTTGCGGATCACGGTGGATCCCGCGAGACTCGCCGCCCGAAAAATGACCGTTACGGATCTCGCGGAAGTGTTGCGGGGGGCCAACAGCGATATTTCTGCGGGTAAGCTTGATGAGGGTAAGCGCAGCTATCTGGTGCGTACCGTGGGGCGTTTTTTAACCCCGGAGCAGGTCTCTCAGGTGGTGATCCGCTCCGACGAGGCAGGACCGGTCACCGTGGGGGATGTGGCCACGGTGGCTTTTGATTATAAGGATGCCAGCGTCCATGTCCGGGGCAATGGCCGCTCCATGTTGGCTATCAACGCCATCCGGGAGCAGGGCGCCAACGTGCTCGATATCATGGCCGAGGTGAAAGAGGCGCTCACCTATCTGAATGAGGGGGTCCTGCAAGATCGGGGGATGCGTCTCACCATCGTTTTTGACCAGACCGACTATATCGTCGATGCCATCGATCTGGTGAAAAAAAATCTCCTCATCGGCGGGGTGCTCGCCATGGGGGTGTTGATCCTCTTTTTGCGCTCGGTCTCTGCCACCGGCATCATCGCCCTCGCCATTCCCATCTCGGTGATCGGGGCCTTTTTGGCCATGGCCGGGGTGGGGCGTTCGGTGAATGTGATCTCCCTGGCGGGCCTGGCCTTTGCGGTGGGGATGGTGGTGGATCCGGCCATCGTGGTGCTGGAAAATATCGTCCGCCTGCGACGGGCCGGCATGGCTGGCCGGGAAGCGGCGGTGAAGGGCACCTCCCAGGTGTGGGGGGCGATTTTTATCTCCACGGCGACGACGGTAGCGGTCTTTTTGCCGATTTTGACCCTCAAGATCGAAGCCGCCCAGCTTTTTGGTGATATCGCCGTGGCATTGTGTGCCGCGGTGCTTTTTTCCCTGGTGGTCTCCACCACGGTGATTCCCACCCTGGGCAGCCGCCTGATTGGGCGCTTGAGCCAACGCAGAGGGAGAGGCAACGGTTCTGACAACCGTTCTTCCGGCAATGGCTCCCATATCGATTCAGTCGAGGGGAGCGGGGAAAATCCGGTCATCACCAATGGGGATGGGGGCCGTGGGGCTGTTGGTAGACAGGATGGAGCGACAAATGGGGGGCGGGAAGGGGCCAAGGGGGTGGGTGTCGCCGGGGCGTTGGCGGGGGGGATCCGTTGGGTCAACCGGCGCATTTTTACCCGACTGCTGGTGGCGGGCGTGCTCATTGCCGCCACCATTACCACCACCATCCATCTGGTGCCCTCAGCGGAATATCTCCCCAGCGGTAACCGCAATCTGATTTTTGCCATGTTGATCCCTCCCCCGGGCTACAACCTGGCGGAGATGACCCGCTTGGCCCATGGGGTGGAAGAGACCCTGAAACCCCACTGGGAGGCGGCAGAAGGAGAACCATTGCGAGAGCCTGCCATCCGCCACTTTTTCTTTGTGGCGCGCGGCGCCGTGGCTTTCATGGGGGCAGCCGCCAAGGATCCGGAGCGGGTTCGGGATCTGGTGGATCTGATGAAAAAGCCCATCGGTAACATTCCCGGCACCATCGGCATCGTCAACCAGCGGTCCATCTTTGGCCGGGGTATCGGTCAGGGCCGTTCGTTGGATCTGGCGATTACCGGGCCGGAACTCCCCACGGTGATGGATCTGGCGGGGCGTCTCTTCGGTATGGCCCAGGAAGCCCTCCCCGGCTCCCAAATTCGTCCCATACCGGGGCTGGAGCTGGCCAATCCGGAGATTCAGCTGATCCCCAATCGCCTGCGTTCCCGGGAAAACGGCCTTTCAGCCAGGGAGGTGGGGCAGAGTGTAGCCGCATTTGCCGGGGATGGCCTGCGGGTGGATGAAATTCTCATCGAAGGCAAGGAGATGGATCTGGTGATTCGGGGGGTGGTGCCGAAAGTGCGGCGCACTCAGGAGGTGGGGCAGTTTCCGTTGGTGACCCGAAACGGCGAGATCATTCCCGTAGCGACGGTAGCCGATCTGGTGATGGCGTCGGGACCGGTGCAGATCGACCATCTGGAGCGGGAGCGTTCGGTCTCTCTACGGATCAATCCCCCCCGGGAGACCACCATGGAAGAGACCATCCAGGCGGTACGGGAAAAATTGATCGCCCCCATGGAGGCCGAAGGGTTGCCCAGGTTGACTCAGTTGCGCCTGACCGAAGGGGCGGATCAATTGAACCTGGCCAAGGAGGCGATGAAGGGGCAGTTTTTGCTCGCCTTGACCATCACCTTTTTGTTGATGGCGGCTCTGTTCGAATCTTTTCTCTATCCGTTGGTGATCATTGCCACGGTGCCCCTGGCTGCTGCTGGCGGGGTGTTGGGGCTTGAGGTGTTGAACCTTTTCCACCATCAACCTCTGGATGTGCTCACCATGTTGGGCTTTGTGATTTTGATCGGTGTCGTGGTCAACAACGCCATTCTCATCGTGCATCAGGCGCTGAATTTTATCCGGGAAGAGGGGATGGACCCCAACGAAGCGGTGGCGGAGTCGGTACGCATTCGGGTGCGACCCATCTTTATGTCCACCTTTACCTCGGTGTGTGGTTTGTTGCCTTTGGTGCTTTTTCCGGGGGCGGGTTCGGAGCTTTATCGGGGGTTGGGGAGTGTGGTGATCGGTGGCTTGTTGCTGGCCACTTTTCTCACCCTGGCTTTGATTCCCACCCTCTTTTCCCTGGTGATGGGGTTGCGGAAACGCATCTTGGGGCGTTCGGTTTCCTGA
- a CDS encoding ribonuclease D, with protein sequence MSTANQKPLVLENDLDEERQQRYLASRFLAVDTETLGLQVPRDRLCVVQMCNEEGLVTLVRPGERTAPRLQEVLEAPQVEKIFHFARFDLAALKHWLGIEVNPVFCTKVASKLARTYTGSHGLKDVVREITGIELDKQQQSSDWAAEILTDQQIAYATSDVLHLVAIRERLTAMLKRENRLDLAQKCMAFLPSRADLDLAGWQDEDIFSHR encoded by the coding sequence ATGAGCACCGCAAACCAAAAACCCCTCGTTCTGGAAAATGATCTGGACGAGGAGAGACAACAGCGCTATCTGGCCAGCCGGTTTTTGGCTGTGGATACCGAAACCCTGGGCTTGCAGGTTCCCAGAGACCGCCTCTGCGTGGTGCAGATGTGCAACGAAGAGGGGCTGGTGACCCTGGTTCGTCCCGGGGAGCGCACCGCACCCCGCCTCCAGGAGGTGTTGGAGGCCCCCCAGGTGGAAAAAATCTTTCACTTTGCCCGCTTCGATCTGGCCGCCCTCAAACATTGGCTGGGGATTGAGGTCAATCCGGTCTTTTGCACCAAAGTCGCCTCCAAGCTGGCCCGCACCTATACCGGCAGTCACGGCCTGAAGGATGTGGTGCGGGAGATCACCGGGATTGAACTCGACAAGCAGCAGCAATCTTCCGATTGGGCCGCCGAAATCCTGACCGATCAGCAGATCGCCTATGCCACCTCCGATGTGCTCCATCTGGTCGCTATCCGGGAGCGGCTGACAGCGATGCTGAAACGGGAAAATCGCCTGGATTTGGCCCAAAAATGCATGGCCTTCCTCCCCTCTCGGGCCGATCTGGATCTGGCTGGCTGGCAGGATGAGGATATTTTTTCCCATCGTTAG
- the folK gene encoding 2-amino-4-hydroxy-6-hydroxymethyldihydropteridine diphosphokinase has product MRPPVLIAFGSNIDPLENLERGLKQLHERIPIEALSSVWRTPPLPNPNPQGAPPALDPVSEGDNSLSERGPADFLNGALLCRSDLPPLPLRQLLREIEAACHRQRRPDRYAPRTLDLDIALMGRQVLRAEKLILPDPDIPSRPFLALPLAELAGEMIHPLEGCTLSELAARFGPEPVDMTLDQKATKRLRAIVSHR; this is encoded by the coding sequence ATGCGTCCTCCGGTTTTAATCGCCTTTGGATCCAATATCGATCCCCTGGAAAATCTGGAAAGGGGCTTGAAACAGCTCCATGAGCGGATCCCCATAGAAGCGCTCTCCTCGGTGTGGCGCACCCCTCCCCTGCCCAATCCCAATCCCCAGGGCGCTCCCCCGGCGCTTGACCCTGTCTCAGAGGGTGACAACAGCCTTTCGGAGAGGGGGCCTGCCGATTTTTTGAATGGCGCGCTTCTGTGCCGTTCGGATCTCCCTCCCCTCCCCCTTCGCCAGCTGCTGCGAGAGATCGAAGCCGCCTGCCATCGGCAGCGCCGCCCCGACCGCTACGCCCCCCGAACCCTGGATCTGGATATCGCCCTCATGGGTCGGCAGGTGCTCCGGGCGGAAAAGTTGATTTTGCCCGATCCGGATATCCCCTCCCGTCCCTTTCTCGCTTTGCCCCTGGCGGAGCTGGCCGGGGAGATGATCCATCCCCTGGAGGGGTGTACCCTCTCTGAACTCGCCGCTCGCTTTGGGCCGGAGCCGGTGGATATGACTCTTGACCAGAAGGCAACCAAGCGTCTCAGGGCCATTGTTTCCCACCGTTGA
- a CDS encoding SDR family oxidoreductase, producing the protein MKLEGATALVTGGAQRIGSVIAYALAKAGVRVVVHYNGSQQAAQLTCDGIRQQGGVAEAVQGDLSHPEQVMALVDRSRSLLGPLSILVNNAAIFEPGSIRDTSLANWQRHHQINATAPFLLLQAFARQPELMNGALDTAGEARSGLNLPLGKVINIIDRRVRRPGAGYIAYTTAKSALWSLTQLAAKELAPHIQVNAIGPGPILPPPGEGMAHLERVAQATPARRPGSPEEIASALIFLLEHDFITGEMLAVDGGEHL; encoded by the coding sequence ATGAAACTCGAAGGTGCAACCGCCCTGGTAACCGGGGGAGCGCAACGGATCGGTTCGGTCATCGCCTACGCCCTGGCCAAGGCCGGGGTGCGGGTGGTGGTGCACTACAACGGCTCCCAACAAGCTGCTCAGCTCACCTGCGACGGGATTCGTCAGCAAGGGGGGGTGGCCGAAGCCGTTCAAGGGGATCTTTCCCATCCTGAACAAGTCATGGCCTTGGTGGACCGGAGTCGCTCCCTGCTGGGGCCCCTCTCCATCCTGGTCAACAATGCCGCCATCTTCGAGCCGGGCTCTATCCGGGATACCTCCCTCGCCAACTGGCAACGCCACCACCAGATCAATGCCACCGCCCCCTTTCTCCTGCTTCAGGCCTTTGCCCGACAGCCGGAGCTGATGAATGGGGCTCTTGATACGGCAGGGGAAGCGCGTTCAGGATTAAATCTACCCCTGGGCAAGGTGATCAATATCATCGACCGTCGGGTGCGGCGTCCCGGAGCGGGCTATATCGCCTATACCACCGCCAAGAGCGCTTTATGGAGCCTGACCCAGCTGGCCGCCAAAGAGCTGGCTCCCCATATTCAGGTCAATGCCATCGGCCCCGGCCCCATCCTGCCCCCACCCGGGGAGGGGATGGCCCATCTGGAACGGGTGGCCCAGGCAACCCCCGCCAGGCGCCCGGGATCCCCGGAAGAGATCGCTTCGGCATTGATTTTTCTTCTGGAACACGATTTTATTACCGGTGAGATGCTGGCGGTGGATGGGGGAGAGCATCTATAA
- the smpB gene encoding SsrA-binding protein SmpB codes for MSSSRHISDNRKARFNYEISDKFEAGIVLTGTEVKALRQGRLNMGESYAYIRRDELFWANANIPHYSHGNVNNHDPVRVRKLLVHRQEIRRLIGVTKEKGMSLIPLKAYWKGGKVKLEVGIAKGKKLYDKRKTQQERDWKRDKERLLKAGD; via the coding sequence ATGTCCTCTTCCCGGCACATTTCCGATAACCGCAAAGCCCGCTTCAACTATGAAATTTCAGATAAGTTTGAAGCAGGAATTGTGCTCACCGGAACCGAGGTCAAAGCCCTGCGCCAAGGTCGGCTCAATATGGGAGAGTCTTACGCCTACATCCGCCGGGATGAACTCTTCTGGGCCAACGCCAACATTCCCCACTACTCCCACGGCAACGTCAACAACCACGATCCCGTGCGGGTCCGAAAACTATTGGTCCACAGACAGGAAATCCGCCGTTTGATCGGCGTCACCAAAGAAAAAGGGATGTCGCTGATTCCCCTCAAAGCCTACTGGAAGGGGGGAAAGGTGAAGCTGGAGGTGGGAATTGCCAAGGGTAAAAAGCTCTACGATAAACGCAAAACCCAGCAGGAACGGGATTGGAAGCGGGATAAGGAACGGCTCCTCAAGGCGGGAGATTGA
- the trpB gene encoding tryptophan synthase subunit beta: MNKGYFGSFGGMFIPEILQETFRRLIEAYEAARADPEFWQEYLSLMENYSGRPTPLTFAENLSRQYNTRVYLKREDLNQTGAHKANNVMGQGLLVKRMGKRRVIAETGAGQHGVATATMAARLGLECVIYMGAEDVDRQRPNVFWMEQLGATVVPVTAGSRTLKDAINEALRDWVGSMDDTHYVLGTACGAHPFPEMVAWFQSIIGEEARAQILKLEGRLPTHIYACVGGGSNALGIFQAFLPETRVELIGVEAGGKGNQLGQHAARLAFEGGKVGVAHGYKTFFLQNSDGQMRDTHSVAAGLDYVGVSPILAHLHQEGRVRFEAATDGEVVAALKELMAQEGIIAALESSHAVAGALRELPDLADDSLVIINLSGRGDKDIFTIADALDDAKWRGFIQHKAAHYAAMDSESNR; the protein is encoded by the coding sequence ATGAATAAAGGCTATTTCGGTTCGTTCGGGGGGATGTTTATCCCTGAAATCCTGCAAGAGACTTTCAGGCGGTTGATCGAAGCCTATGAGGCGGCCCGGGCCGATCCTGAATTTTGGCAGGAATATCTCAGCTTGATGGAAAACTATTCCGGTAGGCCGACGCCTCTGACATTTGCCGAAAATCTATCCCGACAATATAACACCCGAGTCTATCTCAAGCGGGAGGATCTCAACCAGACCGGCGCCCACAAGGCCAATAATGTCATGGGTCAGGGGCTCCTGGTCAAACGCATGGGCAAGCGCCGGGTGATTGCCGAAACCGGGGCCGGGCAGCACGGTGTGGCCACCGCCACCATGGCCGCCCGGTTGGGACTGGAGTGTGTCATCTATATGGGGGCTGAAGATGTGGATCGCCAGCGCCCCAATGTTTTTTGGATGGAGCAGCTGGGGGCCACCGTGGTGCCGGTGACGGCGGGTTCCCGCACCCTGAAGGATGCCATCAACGAGGCCCTGCGGGATTGGGTGGGGAGCATGGACGATACCCACTATGTGCTGGGTACCGCCTGTGGAGCGCACCCTTTTCCGGAAATGGTCGCCTGGTTTCAATCCATCATCGGTGAGGAGGCCCGGGCGCAGATTCTCAAGCTGGAGGGACGCCTGCCGACCCACATCTATGCCTGTGTGGGGGGCGGCTCCAATGCCCTGGGCATCTTCCAGGCCTTTCTGCCCGAGACCCGGGTGGAACTGATCGGGGTGGAGGCCGGGGGCAAAGGCAATCAGTTGGGACAGCATGCCGCGCGTCTGGCATTCGAGGGGGGAAAAGTCGGGGTGGCCCACGGCTACAAGACCTTCTTTTTGCAAAACAGCGACGGCCAGATGCGGGATACCCACTCGGTGGCCGCCGGGCTCGACTATGTCGGGGTCTCACCGATTTTGGCCCACCTCCACCAGGAAGGCCGGGTTCGCTTCGAAGCCGCCACCGACGGGGAAGTGGTCGCCGCCCTGAAAGAGCTGATGGCTCAAGAGGGGATTATCGCCGCTTTGGAGTCGAGCCATGCCGTGGCCGGAGCCTTGCGGGAACTCCCTGATCTTGCAGATGATTCCCTGGTTATCATCAACCTCTCAGGCCGGGGTGACAAGGATATCTTTACCATCGCCGATGCCCTGGACGATGCCAAATGGCGGGGGTTCATTCAACACAAAGCCGCCCACTATGCCGCCATGGATTCAGAATCAAACCGCTGA
- a CDS encoding tryptophan synthase subunit alpha, which yields MSADTLEAHITSRLAERATQTPPGSDPILLMSHLVLGHPSLEDNREVIRQMVANGVDIMELQIPFSEPIADGPVIARANQSALDGGFEVDQGLAFISEMTRTHAIPFLIMTYYNILLARGVAAFIQDAANRGVRGLIVPDLPLEEADEAIELCHQAGMDWIQLMTPTCPDERLAAIGSKARGFCYCVARKGVTGKDTAFGQELKIFMDRCRQAAGTPLALGFGVKKPEDVQFLSGLADIAVVGTKGIEINREQGAEGVGRFFKALRG from the coding sequence ATGTCTGCCGACACCTTGGAAGCCCATATCACCTCCCGGCTGGCTGAACGGGCCACCCAAACCCCTCCGGGGTCCGATCCCATCCTGCTCATGTCCCATCTGGTTTTGGGCCACCCTTCTCTGGAGGATAACCGCGAGGTGATCCGGCAGATGGTGGCAAACGGGGTGGATATCATGGAGCTGCAGATCCCCTTTTCCGAGCCCATCGCCGATGGTCCGGTGATCGCCCGGGCCAATCAGAGTGCTCTGGATGGCGGGTTTGAGGTGGATCAGGGGCTGGCATTCATTTCGGAGATGACCCGGACCCATGCCATCCCCTTTTTGATCATGACCTACTACAACATTCTCCTGGCCCGGGGGGTGGCGGCCTTTATCCAGGATGCGGCAAATCGGGGGGTGCGGGGATTGATTGTGCCGGATCTGCCCCTGGAAGAGGCGGATGAGGCGATTGAACTGTGTCATCAGGCGGGAATGGATTGGATCCAGCTGATGACCCCCACCTGCCCGGATGAGCGCTTGGCCGCCATCGGCTCCAAGGCCAGGGGATTTTGCTACTGTGTGGCGCGCAAGGGGGTCACAGGCAAGGATACCGCTTTTGGTCAGGAGCTGAAAATTTTCATGGATCGCTGCCGCCAGGCAGCCGGAACCCCGCTGGCTTTGGGGTTTGGGGTGAAAAAACCCGAAGATGTGCAGTTTTTGTCGGGATTGGCCGATATCGCCGTGGTGGGTACCAAGGGGATTGAAATCAACCGGGAGCAGGGGGCTGAAGGGGTTGGCCGGTTTTTTAAGGCGCTGCGTGGCTGA
- a CDS encoding efflux RND transporter periplasmic adaptor subunit — protein sequence MLRPSPLLFLLAASFFLWPLTLAAKEKKGRPPPAVAIAQVTQRSVAPMSRVSGTVIPLLETVVAARVAGSVSRIWVEPGDRVKRGAKLVTLDPQEAQREVAAKEAAVAEALARLEKARKDLSRDRKLSGTDLISKRRLADSEAEVAIRTPILARAKAELGLARDRLAWHRITAPFDGVVSTRSAQTGQWIDRGDPVASLMDPDHLEIRAMIPGHLAVHLVPGAQAEAFLARDVGAPADESVSFVTLRATVPRNDPISRNRPTFWQRDALPGVVAGDEVQLQIASGPPKTFPLLPKDAVVRDRDRVFVYVLTGESVQPHNVTLGEAVADRFQVLDGVEVGAQVVVRGNERLRPGQTVRVLADEPSP from the coding sequence ATGTTGAGACCTTCCCCTCTCCTCTTCCTGCTGGCGGCGAGCTTTTTTTTATGGCCCCTGACTCTGGCGGCCAAAGAAAAAAAAGGCCGCCCTCCCCCAGCGGTGGCGATTGCCCAAGTGACCCAGCGGTCGGTCGCCCCCATGAGTCGGGTGAGTGGTACGGTGATTCCGCTGCTGGAAACCGTGGTGGCGGCCCGGGTGGCGGGGAGTGTTTCCCGTATCTGGGTGGAGCCGGGAGACCGGGTCAAGCGCGGCGCCAAGCTCGTCACCCTGGATCCCCAGGAGGCCCAGCGGGAGGTGGCTGCCAAGGAAGCTGCTGTGGCTGAAGCGCTGGCCCGTCTGGAAAAGGCCCGCAAGGATCTCAGCCGGGATCGCAAGTTGAGCGGCACCGATCTGATTTCCAAACGGCGGCTGGCTGATTCGGAAGCAGAGGTGGCGATTCGCACGCCCATCCTGGCCCGCGCCAAAGCAGAGTTGGGGCTGGCTCGGGATCGCCTGGCCTGGCACCGGATTACCGCGCCCTTCGATGGGGTGGTGAGCACCCGTTCAGCCCAGACCGGGCAGTGGATCGACCGGGGGGATCCGGTGGCTTCCCTGATGGACCCCGACCATCTGGAAATTCGCGCCATGATTCCCGGCCATCTGGCGGTTCATCTGGTACCTGGTGCCCAAGCCGAGGCTTTTTTGGCCAGGGATGTGGGCGCACCTGCCGATGAATCAGTCTCTTTTGTGACCCTGCGGGCCACCGTACCCCGCAACGACCCCATCAGCCGCAACCGCCCCACTTTTTGGCAGCGGGACGCCCTCCCCGGGGTGGTGGCGGGGGATGAAGTGCAGCTGCAAATCGCCAGCGGTCCCCCAAAAACCTTTCCCCTGCTCCCCAAGGATGCGGTGGTTCGGGACCGGGATCGGGTGTTTGTCTATGTCCTCACGGGGGAGAGCGTCCAACCCCATAACGTCACCCTGGGAGAGGCGGTGGCAGATCGTTTTCAGGTGCTTGACGGGGTGGAGGTGGGGGCACAAGTGGTGGTGCGAGGCAATGAACGGCTTCGCCCCGGGCAAACCGTCCGGGTTCTTGCGGATGAGCCTTCTCCATGA
- the folB gene encoding dihydroneopterin aldolase codes for MGREEQSSVAKPLDRIVIRDLLLRCVIGIQDWERNTRQDVVVNVTLFADITTAGRSDRIEDTVNYKTLAKRMIAFTEASSFYLVEALAEKLAEMCLEEPGVERVRIGVEKPGALRFARSVGVEIERGRG; via the coding sequence ATGGGCAGGGAAGAGCAATCATCGGTCGCAAAGCCCCTGGATCGCATCGTCATCCGGGATCTGCTCTTGCGCTGTGTCATCGGCATCCAGGATTGGGAGCGCAATACCCGCCAGGATGTGGTGGTGAATGTCACCCTGTTTGCCGATATCACCACAGCAGGCCGGAGCGACCGCATTGAGGATACCGTCAACTATAAGACCCTCGCCAAGCGGATGATCGCCTTTACCGAAGCGTCCTCCTTTTATCTGGTGGAGGCTTTGGCTGAAAAGCTGGCTGAGATGTGTCTGGAGGAGCCGGGGGTGGAACGGGTGCGCATCGGGGTGGAAAAGCCCGGTGCCCTGCGTTTTGCCCGTTCGGTGGGGGTTGAGATCGAACGTGGCCGTGGGTGA